A genomic stretch from Scheffersomyces stipitis CBS 6054 chromosome 6, complete sequence includes:
- a CDS encoding predicted protein, with protein sequence MISHSMGGLDSRYLISKLQKEDSPKPYKVVSLTTIATPHHGSECADFVENLVGNSKILRSMCPEAIFELTTSYAKKFNDEVVDDPSVKYFSYGAKFDPRWFSLFNLTWHMLRYE encoded by the coding sequence ATGATAAGTCACTCAATGGGAGGTCTAGATAGTCGATACTTGATATCCAAGCTTCAAAAAGAGGATTCCCCAAAACCTTATAAAGTAGTCAGTTTAACCACCATTGCTACACCTCACCATGGATCAGAGTGTGCAGACTTCGTGGAGAATTTAGTGGGGAATAGTAAGATATTGAGGTCAATGTGTCCAGAAGCTATTTTCGAATTGACCACTTCATATGCTAAAAAGTTCAACGACGAAGTAGTTGACGATCCAAGTGTCAAATACTTTTCCTATGGGGCTAAGTTTGATCCCAGATGGTTCAGTTTATTCAATCTCACGTGGCACATGCTTCGATATGAA
- the SIP3 gene encoding Snf1p protein-interacting protein (interacts with Snf1p protein Putative GTPase activating protein) — MQSPLVVPSSTANGNSKNPAKQPTSSDGPEPSKTPKPTVNDGNKQEQTSSQQTSRSGPLAAKPTRQFKLISVNFKEASLDSPSFRATINHLDTQVVNIEKWILALSSSIRKIPSYIKEVQSFCNSFLEHLVPSFIQDGLIDQEYTVQSLNTTLSGLKKLWAISLSSLNVNTYTIDNIRTVVSKNVAYYKELREKFDASQQKYDKYLEIYVSTSKTKDVAMAMEDAKQLHVVRKEYLHASLDLIIELSALGNHLDKVLVNLSSDLWKYKFSYITNDALDPFFKEQYSKIQKIQSWSDSYSVAIDKLQTDMQAARAHVEESSGIQFTPSSNPNDYSASMINSRTLNDIDERGVEKHGYLFMKTWNEKSNKPVWVRRWAFIKGGVFGMLILSSTQTFVQETDKMGILLCNVKYAPNEDRRFCFEVKTSNISIVFQAETLIDLKTWLKVFENEKNRILSSGEEDQNIFAIASGRYPPIVSEFASTINTVVDKEMTSTRIINSSGQIITSSHLSSHIEKNEKFFQKYVYSQIPQIRPPFMTETTKSSIIAYSLASATSLPTALTANIWGSVNWGLYYLHDAVVDHLPPSSISIPEAELIEKQLTHKDDSGSFYPVYYPHTLVAMDIQMRALFETAVEPGEYCLVSFRCIWSPNSKQELSGRCFITTHHIYFYMQALGFVALFKGYVGNLVSVDHNAQKSYDLLKIYSLDGVIKTKLFLDDGKLIKQKTVYLINNLASDKPKKLAEVLKDLERIEVQVKTEQDDQSQIKLIQTLAKNLSDSAKAEKVNFDGKLLKFQIDFRREYGFIGEKTYDLVPKAIFHALLGDNSVIFKDQTAFTTLECFIKKPWRVAENGNYYRSVNAPANFGNKQVIMRLDQVIDNIHDNQYYTFTHKKSTFKFFMGSKFSITYKFVIVGVAGKQSKVYFYCKRDFQGYHPLNLIIDRISIQIANSQINTLDKRLKDVVMQVGNHGMIVKAIYLYGKLSQTTVQDEIEEVPVIYFGLFNSLKVVSKKVFHSGISFFIWFVSYLIMSGKYFLRSIRMNQFLTLITICLGLFNIFLLGKTSTAYWHSRMATQMAYEFVKKEPVMLQRAIYLKDIQDLLSDHTIFNNSSHPYLLDDSSRCLGAFKEKSFVYNLNEPTYWDESYGDEATMDVAKHLKNEFRTIGVKRHELLVQLSILRKMEEEIAKAEWKNWLMSEVQRCEFISANVIRKLDGSEREDIDAGVQSIQNYCNDCSAHLSAAELL; from the exons ATGCAGCTGCCATTAGTTGTGCCCTCTTCTACTGCTAATGGGAATAGTAAGAATCCAGCTAAGCAGCCCACCAGTAGTGATGGACCAGAACCGTCCAAGACCCCAAAACCCACAGTAAACGATGGCAACAAGCAGGAACAGACTTCCTCGCAGCAAACACTGAGAAGCGGACCTCTCGCAGCAAAGCCAACAAGacaattcaaattgatcTCTGTAAACTTCAAAGAGGCATCGTTGGACTCCCCCAGCTTCCGTGCAACTATCAATCATCTCGATACCCAAGTGGTCAACATTGAAAAGTGGATATTGGCtctttcaagttcaatCAGAAAGATACCCTCGTATATCAAAGAAGTCCAGTCATTCTGCAATTCATTCCTTGAGCATTTGGTGCCGTCGTTCATCCAGGATGGGCTTATTGATCAGGAGTATACCGTACAATCATTGAATACAACCTTATCTGGGTTGAAAAAACTCTGGGCTATCAGTTTGAGCTCGTTAAATGTCAATACATATACTATTGATAACATCAGAACTGTTGTTTCTAAAAATGTTGCATATTACAAAGAATTGAGAGAGAAATTCGATGCCAGCCAACAGAAATACGATAAGTACTTGGAAATCTACGTCTCCACATCTAAGACAAAAGACGTGGCTATGGCAATGGAAGATGCCAAGCAGTTACATGTTGTCCGTAAAGAGTATCTTCATGCTTCATTGGATTTGATCATTGAATTGTCAGCATTGGGAAATCATTTGGATAAGGTCCTTGTCAACTTGAGTTCTGATTTGTGGAAGTACAAGTTCTCGTATATCACAAACGATGCTCTAGatccatttttcaaagaacAGTATTCAAAGATTCAAAAGATCCAAAGCTGGAGCGACTCCTACTCTGTTGCTATTGATAAGTTGCAAACAGATATGCAAGCTGCCAGAGCCCACGTTGAAGAAAGCTCGGGTATACAATTCACTCCATCTTCCAACCCTAATGACTACTCAGCCAGCATGATCAACTCGCGTACTTTAAATGACATTGATGAAAGAGGCGTAGAGAAGCATGGTTATTTGTTCATGAAAACGTggaatgaaaaatccaaTAAACCAGTGTGGGTCAGAAGGTGGGCATTCATTAAAGGAGGAGTTTTCGGTATGCTCATTCTTAGCAGCACCCAGACGTTTGTCCAGGAGACTGACAAAATGGGAATATTGCTATGCAATGTCAAGTACGCTCCAAATGAAGATCGAAGATTCTGTTTCGAAGTTAAAACAAGCAATATATCTATAGTTTTCCAAGCAGAAACGTTGATAGATTTGAAGACTTGGTTGAAGGTGTTCGAAAACGAGAAAAACAGGATCTTGTCAagtggagaagaagatcaaaatATATTTGCTATTGCCTCGGGAAGATATCCTCCAATTGTGTCTGAATTCGCTTCGACAATTAATACTGTTGTAGACAAGGAAATGACCAGCACCAGAATCATAAACTCGTCAGGTCAGATAATCACTTCTAGTCACTTGTCGAGTCAcattgaaaagaatgaaaaattctttCAGAAATATGTCTATCTGCAAATACCCCAGATTAGACCCCCTTTTATGACAGAAACGaccaagtcttcaattATAGCATATTCTCTAGCTTCTGCTACATCGCTCCCGACAGCGTTAACCGCGAACATTTGGGGTTCTGTGAATTGGGGTTTGTACTATTTGCATGATGCTGTTGTGGATCACCTCCCACCTTCTTCTATCTCGATTCCAGAAGCAGAATTGATTGAGAAGCAGTTAACGCATAAAGATGATTCAGGAAGTTTTTATCCCGTTTACTACCCGCATACATTAGTTGCAATGGATATTCAAATGCGAGCATTGTTTGAAACAGCAGTTGAACCTGGTGAGTACTGTTTAGTGTCATTCCGCTGTATTTGGTCACCGAACTCGAAACAAGAATTGAGTGGAAGATGCTTCATTACTACACATCATATTTATTTCTATATGCAAGCTCTAGGGTTTGTTGCCTTGTTTAAGGGCTATGTTGGAAACTTGGTATCTGTCGATCATAATGCTCAAAAGCTGTACGATTTGTTAAAAATTTACAGTCTTGATGGAGTTATAAAAACTAAATTATTTTTGGATGACGGAAAGCTCATCAAACAAAAGACAGTGTATCTAATCAATAACCTCGCTAGCGATAAACCCAAGAAACTTGCGGAAGTTTTAAAAGATTTAgagagaattgaagttcaagtaAAAACGGAGCAAGACGATCAACTGCAGATTAAGCTTATTCAAACATTGGCTAAGAATCTCAGTGACAGTGCAAAGGCAGAAAAAGTGAACTTT GATGGAAAACtcttgaaatttcaaattgattTCAGGAGAGAATATGGGTTCATAGGTGAAAAGACGTATGACCTTGTTCCAAAGGCAATATTTCATGCCTTATTGGGTGACAATTCTGTAATATTTAAGGATCAAACAGCGTTCACTACATTGGAGTGTTTCATCAAGAAACCTTGGAGAGTGgctgaaaatggaaattaCTATAGATCTGTTAATGCACCAGCAAATTTTGGCAACAAACAGGTCATAATgagacttgatcaagtcaTAGACAATATTCACGACAACCAATACTACACTTTTACTCATAAGAAATCAACATTCAAATTTTTTATGGGGTCTAAGTTTAGTATAACGTATAAGTTTGTTATTGTTGGGGTTGCCGGAAAGCAGTCAAAAGTTTACTTTTATTGCAAACGGGACTTTCAAGGCTATCATCCATTGAATTTGATTATTGATCGGATCTCTATTCAAATTGCAAATAGCCAGATTAATACTTTGGATAAGCGTCTTAAAGATGTTGTTATGCAGGTGGGAAATCATGGTATGATCGTGAAGGCTATTTATTTGTATGGTAAGTTGAGTCAAACTactgttcaagatgaaattgaagaagttcctGTCATTTACTTCGGCCTTTTTAATTCTTTAAAAGTAGTATCAAAGAAAGTCTTTCATTCTGGAATCTCGTTTTTTATATGGTTTGTTTCTTATTTGATCATGTCAGGCAAATatttcttgagaagtaTCAGAATGAATCAGTTCTTGACATTGATCACCATTTGTCTTGGACTTTTTAACATATTTTTATTAGGAAAGACTTCAACGGCATATTGGCATTCCAGAATGGCAACACAAATGGCATATGAATTCGTTAAGAAGGAACCGGTCATGTTGCAACGGGCCATTTATTTGAAGGACATCCAGGATTTGCTAAGCGACCATACCATATTTAATAATTCGTCGCATCCGTATTTATTGGACGATAGTTCTAGATGTCTTGGTGCATTTAAAGAGAAGTCCTTTGTCTATAATTTGAATGAACCAACCTATTGGGACGAATCTTACGGCGACGAAGCAACAATGGATGTTGCCAAGCATTTGAAGAACGAATTTCGCACCATTGGTGTTAAAAGACATGAATTACTTGTACAATTAAGCATCTTGAGGAAAATGGAGGAAGAAATTGCAAAGGCGGAgtggaagaattggctCATGAGTGAAGTACAGCGATGTGAGTTCATCTCTGCGAACGTCATACGAAAGCTCGATGGAAGTGAACGAGAAGATATAGATGCCGGGGTACAATCTATCCAGAATTACTGTAATGACTGCAGTGCTCATTTGAGCGCAGCCGAACTTTTATAG
- the COQ6 gene encoding COQ6 monooxygenase, coenzyme Q biosynthesis (go_function monooxygenase activity~go_process aromatic compound metabolism) — protein MQDIVVIGGGPAGLSLLAALKSSPKTRHLSCTLIEGSSLQSVRDFLVEPPEEYTNRVVSLTPKSVEFMQQKVGNWDFIKQDRVRFYDNIVAYDSQDNDARIEFDATQIGAGVLAVMCENINIQSSLIGRLNELGMDDSTTILDNTKVIDITSPIHHDLDQHDLNEIDVNSGKSDLDWPIVKLSTGESIQARLLVGCDGYNSPVRKFAGIESRGWQYNTFGVVATIKMQYEDHRSIGWQRFLSTGPLAILPLSEDNATIVWSSTPWLSELLLKVNPDIFPHLINAGMTLEEVDLKYIYSMLDKDPNDFKVLDEIQWRLSKIDIKSLEENYPLPVVELIQNSRARFPLKLSHADTYVAPRVALVGDAAHTIHPLAGQGLNMGQSDVGFLVDALEKGIERGLDIGSTMVLDSYVANAWPGNHMMLGVCDKLHKVFTTDFGPVVLLRGLGIKSLNMAESVKDLMIKAISGR, from the coding sequence ATGCAGGATATTGTAGTGATTGGAGGAGGTCCAGCAGGTTTGTCTCTATTGGCAGCCTTGAAAAGCTCACCTAAAACAAGACATTTGCTGTGTACTTTGATCGAGGGAAGCTCTTTACAGTCTGTTAGGGATTTCTTAGTTGAGCCACCAGAAGAATACACCAACAGAGTGGTGTCGTTGACTCCCAAATCTGTTGAGTTCATGCAACagaaagttggaaattgGGATTTTATCAAGCAAGACAGAGTCAGATTCTACGATAATATTGTAGCTTATGATTCGCAAGACAATGACGccagaattgaatttgatgCTACGCAAATAGGTGCTGGAGTGTTGGCAGTCATGTGTGAGAATATCAACATCCAGAGCTCTCTTATTGGAAGATTGAACGAACTTGGTATGGACGACTCCACCACTATTCTTGACAACACCAAAGTCATAGATATCACGAGTCCAATCCATCACGATTTGGACCAACATGATCTCAATGAAATCGACGTGAATCTGGGCAAGTCAGATTTGGACTGGCCGATCGTAAAGCTCTCTACAGGTGAATCTATTCAGGCTAGATTATTGGTTGGTTGTGACGGCTACAACTCTCCAGTGCGTAAGTTTGCTGGAATAGAGAGCAGAGGATGGCAGTACAACACTTTCGGAGTTGTGGCTACTATCAAAATGCAATACGAAGACCACCGTTCTATCGGATGGCAGAGATTCTTGAGCACGGGCCCTTTGGCGATTTTGCCATTGTCTGAAGATAACGCTACAATTGTCTGGTCCAGTACTCCTTGGTTGTCTGAGTTGTTATTGAAAGTCAATCCAGACATCTTCCCACATTTGATCAACGCTGGTATGacattggaagaagtagacTTGAAGTACATCTACTCCATGTTAGACAAGGATCCCAACGACTTTAAGGTGTTGGACGAGATCCAGTGGAGATTGTCAAAAATTGacatcaagtcgttggagGAAAACTACCCGTTGCCAGTTGTGGAACTTATTCAGAACAGTAGAGCTAGATTCccattgaagttgtctCACGCTGATACCTACGTAGCGCCCAGAGTCGCTCTTGTGGGTGATGCTGCACACACTATCCACCCCTTGGCTGGTCAAGGTTTGAACATGGGCCAATCAGACGTGGGATTCTTAGTAGATGCATTAGAGAAGGGCATTGAAAGAGGGTTGGATATCGGATCTACCATGGTATTGGATTCTTATGTTGCTAACGCTTGGCCAGGTAACCATATGATGCTAGGTGTTTGTGATAAACTCCACAAGGTTTTCACTACCGATTTTGGACCTGTAGTCTTGTTGAGAGGTTTGGGTATCAAGTCGCTCAATATGGCCGAATCCGTCAAGGACTTAATGATAAAAGCCATTAGTGGTAGATAA
- the SPS1 gene encoding Serine/threonine protein kinase (Sporulation-specific protein 1 Serine/threonine protein kinase dispensable for mitosis, involved in middle/late stage of meiosis, required for spore wall formation~go_function protein kinase activity; ATP binding~go_process protein amino acid phosphorylation), which yields MFYQTHTPITIKQYDIFQCIGKGNFGDVYKAKCLTNAQDVAIKVVNLDESNEDVKAFTQEIQFLSRLRNPYITSYIETFVKDFNMFIVMEYCGGGSCSDLLRYAKKLPEDIVALIIRDVLKGLVYLHNEKKVHRDIKSANILLTEYGEVKLADFGVSGEITLTMKKRNTFVGTPFWMAPEVITRGKSSDEGGYNEKADIWSTGITTIELVTGSPPLAQYDPMKILFDIPKKRPPVLVGINFSDNIKDFVKYCLIKDPKARPRAKDLLHHQFVSRLTGRNSSVKAMLVKMIRDKNMQSLATGKVKKPKYPLERFVDSDSEEQSSAKVQWDFETFKSEFLRRRSSTTNKEVYKRYGDNYSSLQVSASSPLSPISPESAVGVKPGQLLFYCVEQVYHRGRTEATQRTVEQLLVNLLEYEHELPGLCEAIVEELSHVL from the exons ATGTTTTACCAAACACATACTCCTATCACTATTAAACAGTATGACATCTTTCAGTGtattggaaaaggaaactTTGGAGACGTCTACAAAGCCAAGTGTCTCACCAACGCACAAGATGTGGCTATAAAGGTGGTCAATTTGGATGAATCgaatgaagatgtcaagGCTTTCACCCAGGAGATTCAATTTTTGTCCAGATTGAGAAACCCCTACATCACATCTTACATTGAGACGTTTGTCAAAGATTTCAATATGTTCATAGTGATGGAATATTGTGGAGGTGGATCTTGTTCTGATTTGCTAAGATACGCCAAGAAGCTTCCTGAAGATATAGTTGCCCTCATTATCAGAGACGTTTTAAAAGGATTGGTTTATCTTCATAACGAGAAGAAAGTTCACAGAGATATCAAACTGGCTAACATACTTCTTACAGAATATGGTGAGGTCAAGCTTGCAGATTTTGGAGTTAGCGGAGAGATCACATTGAccatgaagaagagaaacaCTTTTGTTGGAACTCCGTTTTGGATGGCTCCTGAAGTAATAACGAGAGGCAAGAGCAGCGACGAAGGTGGGTATAACGAGAAAGCAGATATCTGGTCTACAGGAATTACCACTATTGAACTTGTTACCGGATCTCCACCATTGGCTCAATACGACCCTATGAAAATCTTGTTTGACATTCCTAAGAAAAGGCCACCAGTGCTTGTTGGAATTAATTTCAGCGACAACATCAAGGATTTTGTCAAGTACTGTTTGATCAAAGATCCAAAGGCACGACCAAGAGCCAAAGATCTCCTTCACCACCAGTTTGTTTCAAGACTCACAGGACGAAACTCATCAGTAAAGGCaatgttggtgaagatgaTTAGAGACAAGAACATGCAACTGCTAGCCACTGGAAAGGTCAAGAAACCAAAGTATCCGCTTGAAAGATTTGTCGATAGTGACAGTGAAGAACAAAGCAGTGCTAAAGTTCAATGGGACTTTGAAACATTCAAATCAGAATTCCTTCGTCGCAGAAGTTCTACAACCAACAAGGAAGTGTACAAGAGGTACGGAGACAACTACTCAAGTTTGCAAGTATCCGCTCTGTCTCCATTATCACCAATCTCTCCTGAATCTGCCGTG GGTGTGAAACCAGGACAGTTACTATTTTACTGTGTAGAACAGGTTTATCATCGGGGAAGAACCGAAGCTACTCAGAGAACAGTGGAACAGCTTCTAGTCAATCTTCTTGAGTATGAGCACGAACTTCCCGGCTTGTGCGAGGCTATAGTAGAGGAGCTATCACATGTACTTTGA
- the AGE1 gene encoding GTPase activating protein (go_function DNA binding) yields MSLSKLSFPYFECKDSQVSLLKLILTDEIDSTRYSIVLDNDKGVSSISKTLTQTSQVVPELVTYIENPTKTSPTPLLIRVNAEFNKLKLNVAIRPSANFLNQSLVIVKSSSNTDSIDELKHVLYEDDQSNFDISKIDYSNLPIDQNKQEPQRVVINDMFDNKRINDSKLNVSLWQLDSTTNEYTHILGFSVWINELAKVKHTSSRVKSPVPQENNLRGKHFKLADFKREFNFNIEDGPEFRKTLAKYEASLPQYKRAVSNLHEELKSLETSLKRLTSTKVKLIELVNSTEFQFNNLIDQFGFAKDFERIFRSIFDPFEKNLRFFLKNVCDQKLITKISQNLSYNSLEGSGSSSSNSNHHNELLQRKKVFESNSKEYYSWLNKYLSNEKDRPESKLLTKRKTFELSKFDYLNHLNTITNNQYSNQLLESLFKFINMTFDERNPKLLDFEKYNDAKMSQNLFGENYQIYLNVLLRFNSEKYQFRQMIEACSTNEELTNLIKFNSLNHTLPPTTQTSSQSSTSIAQDNSVTDNIDEFIINRDNLDLVFTNNSLSSGEEAIPMSSTSTDDQNAEMSGILYTLGGQGKTGWHKEWVVLNRGQLTEYSDWRKGKTPINKPIEVALSSVKPITYEKRQNCFEIYTSLRTKHVFQALNEDERNKWIKALYNAGQVVDTSRLKENFGHNVDSSKRKNLSKLIIDLSEKPIVPNQSLDRSISPISITSRAPPAEEKDYLNLVRSIPNSNNNICLDCGSMESVEWISINCLACFCVKCASCHRNIGSHITKIRSLKLDKFENESEMLLKYINNCQVNRFLEENLDPKEKITPSVSDDARLSFIRNKYLLKKYKSIIPDITNQLIKAIQKIHVPEVLKTIICGADINTNIQISIPSKQEYQVISLFEYSLRKFIELEDDGLILTSSKKLFVISELLILNGCKIDDIKDLRKDIGLTDAAIEYWKIRSLKLSGGLLTP; encoded by the coding sequence ATGAGTCTATCTAAGCTCTCATTCCCGTACTTTGAGTGCAAGGATTCTCAAGTGTCACTTCTCAAGCTCATTCTCACAGACGAGATCGACTCCACGAGATACTCCATAGTTTTGGACAACGACAAAGGCGTCTCATCCATCTCCAAGACATTAACACAAACGCTGCAGGTGGTTCCAGAACTAGTCACCTATATCGAGAATCCTACCAAGACCAGCCCTACTCCTTTACTTATACGTGTAAATGCcgaattcaacaagttgaagctCAATGTGGCTATAAGACCTTCGGCAAACTTTCTCAACCAATCTCTCGTAATTGTtaaatcttcttccaacacAGACAGCATCGATGAGTTGAAGCATGTTCTTTACGAAGATGATCAATCCAATTTTGACATCTCCAAAATTGACTATTCCAATCTTCCCATTGACCAGAATAAGCAAGAACCACAACGTGTGGTCATTAACGACATGTTTGacaacaagagaatcaacGACAGCAAGTTGAACGTCTCACTCTGGCAATTAGACTCGACCACTAACGAATATACCCACATCCTTGGTTTCAGTGTATGGATCAATGAGCTCGCCAAAGTTAAGCATACATCACTGCGGGTGAAACTGCCTGTGCctcaagaaaacaacttgagAGGCAAACACTTCAAATTAGCTGATTTCAAGAGagagttcaatttcaatatagAAGATGGTCCTGAGTTCAGAAAGACATTGGCCAAATACGAGGCCAGCTTGCCACAATACAAAAGAGCAGTATCCAATTTGCatgaagagttgaaactGTTAGAAACTTCGTTGAAGAGACTTACTAGCACCAAGGTTAAGCTCATTGAATTGGTCAACTCCACAGAGTTccaattcaacaacttgatagACCAGTTCGGCTTTGCCAAAGACTTTGAACGAATCTTCCGCTCAATATTCGACCCTTTTGAAAAGAATctcagattcttcttgaagaacgTATGTGaccagaagttgataaCGAAGATTTCACAGAACCTATCGTATAACTCTCTTGAAGGAAGTGGCTCGTCTTCATCGAACTCCAATCACCACAATGAGTTGTTACAGCGCAAGAAGGTGTTTGAAAGCAACTCCAAGGAGTACTATTCGTGGTTGAACAAATACCTTTCTAATGAAAAGGATAGACCGGAACTGAAGTTATTGACGAAGAGAAAAACATTCGAATTGTCTAAATTTGACTACTTGAACCATTTGAATACGATCACTAATAACCAATACTCGAACCAGTTATTGGAGAGcctcttcaagttcatcaatATGACATTCGACGAACGTAATCCAAAATTGTTAGATTTTGAGAAATACAACGATGCAAAGATGAGTCAAAATTTATTCGGAGAAAACTATCAGATATACCTCAATGTATTATTGAGATTTAACAGTGAAAAGTACCAGTTCCGTCAAATGATAGAAGCTTGTCTGACCAACGAAGAATTGACTAATCTTATTAAATTTAACTCGTTGAACCATACTTTACCCCCTACAACGCAGACTTCCTCACAATCATCGACTTCAATTGCGCAAGACAATTCAGTAACTGACAACATTGACGAATTTATCATCAATAGAGACAACCTTGATTTGGTGTTTACCAATAACTCGCTATCCTCAGGAGAAGAAGCTATACCTATGTCCTCGACCAGTACGGATGATCAAAATGCTGAAATGTCAGGTATATTGTATACGTTGGGTGGACAGGGTAAAACTGGTTGGCATAAAGAATGGGTTGTTTTGAATAGAGGTCAATTGACTGAGTATTCTGATTggagaaaaggaaaaacACCAATTAACAAACCAATTGAGGTAGCCCTCTCAAGTGTAAAGCCTATTACTTATGAAAAGAGACAAAACTGTTTTGAGATTTACACTTCATTGCGCACCAAGCATGTATTCCAAGCCCTTAATGAGGATGAAAGAAATAAGTGGATCAAAGCTCTTTACAATGCTGGCCAAGTTGTGGATACATCGAGACTAAAGGAAAATTTTGGTCATAATGTTGATTCTAgtaagagaaagaacttgagTAAATTGATAATCGACTTATCAGAAAAACCAATTGTTCCAAACCAGTCTTTGGACAGATCAATTTCACCAATATCTATCACTTCTAGAGCCCCaccagcagaagaaaaagactaCTTGAATTTGGTAAGGTCAATTCCAAACAGTAACAATAATATTTGTTTGGATTGTGGTTCTATGGAATCAGTAGAGTGGATTTCCATAAATTGTTTGGCATGTTTCTGTGTAAAGTGTGCTTCTTGTCATCGTAATATTGGTTCACACATTACCAAGATCAGATCCCTCAAGTTAgataaatttgaaaatgaaagcGAGATGCTTCTTAAATACATTAACAATTGCCAGGTCAATagattcttggaagaaaaccTTGATCCTAAGGAGAAGATCACACCCTCAGTTTCAGACGATGCTCGTTTATCCTTCATCAGGAATAAGTACTTACTCAAGAAGTACAAGTCGATTATCCCTGATATTACAAATCAATTGATCAAGGCAATACAAAAGATTCATGTTCCCGAAGTATTGAAAACTATAATTTGTGGGGCAGACATCAACACCAATATCCAAATAAGCATTCCAAGTAAGCAAGAGTACCAAGTGATTTCCTTGTTTGAGTACTCGTTGAGGAAGTTTATTGAACTCGAGGATGACGGCTTAATTCTCACAAGTTCGAAAAAGTTGTTTGTAATTTCCGAGCTCTTGATTCTTAATGGATGCAAAATTGATGACATAAAGGACTTGAGGAAGGACATAGGCTTGACAGATGCAGCCATAGAGTACTGGAAGATCAGAAGCTTAAAGCTTAGCGGTGGTCTATTAACACCATGA